Proteins encoded together in one Acholeplasma hippikon window:
- a CDS encoding zinc-ribbon domain-containing protein, protein MAKYCSNCGTELKDDQDVCLNCGVAVKKENQSSDFFKDNDIDIVVLIVLAIIFLPAALIYVLYKMSKKKG, encoded by the coding sequence ATGGCTAAATACTGTTCAAATTGTGGTACGGAGTTAAAAGACGATCAAGATGTGTGTCTAAACTGTGGTGTAGCAGTAAAAAAAGAAAATCAAAGTTCAGACTTTTTTAAAGACAATGATATAGATATTGTTGTTTTAATTGTCTTAGCGATTATATTTTTACCAGCTGCCCTCATATACGTGCTATACAAAATGAGTAAGAAAAAGGGGTAA
- a CDS encoding LytR/AlgR family response regulator transcription factor yields the protein MISIALCDDEDIYLTKYETMMSDYFKSKKLEFEIIKFKSGESLLFNLEDFKNRFQIIVLDVLMGKINGIDTALKIRQNNEDLKIIFLTSSESFVFNAFDANPVNYLIKNKDDDKLVSVLDKVVSKLNTSVSQDNFIYQTKSTHLSLPNSTIMYFEVYQRIISIHRYNMDTYDFYCTLKELEKLIDEKRYVKVFRSFIVNMQYIQKIYNHQVELKDGTLLPISRNLYDEVKQKFANYLNEHI from the coding sequence ATGATTTCAATTGCACTATGTGATGATGAAGACATCTATCTAACTAAATATGAAACAATGATGAGTGATTATTTTAAAAGTAAAAAACTTGAGTTTGAAATTATAAAGTTCAAGAGCGGAGAATCTTTACTTTTTAATTTAGAAGATTTTAAGAATCGTTTTCAAATCATTGTATTGGATGTCTTAATGGGTAAAATCAATGGGATTGATACTGCATTAAAGATTAGACAAAACAATGAAGATTTAAAAATCATTTTTTTAACTAGTTCAGAGTCGTTTGTCTTTAATGCATTTGATGCGAATCCAGTAAATTATTTAATCAAAAATAAAGATGATGATAAGTTAGTTTCTGTTTTAGATAAAGTGGTGAGTAAACTAAATACAAGTGTTAGTCAAGATAATTTTATTTATCAGACAAAAAGTACGCATTTAAGTTTACCAAATTCAACTATTATGTACTTCGAAGTATATCAACGTATTATTTCAATTCATAGGTACAATATGGATACATATGATTTTTACTGCACATTAAAAGAATTGGAAAAATTAATAGATGAAAAACGTTATGTTAAAGTATTTAGATCGTTTATTGTGAATATGCAATATATTCAAAAAATATATAATCACCAAGTTGAATTAAAAGATGGCACGCTTTTACCAATTTCAAGAAATTTATATGATGAAGTGAAACAGAAGTTTGCTAATTACTTAAATGAACATATATAG
- a CDS encoding heavy-metal-associated domain-containing protein, translating into MDCMGCVNKVTNAILKVDETKKAEVNLKRQVVKIGVNAAKRIALMLIKSAIEFTEYECKEIKNY; encoded by the coding sequence ATTGATTGCATGGGATGCGTTAATAAAGTAACAAATGCCATCTTAAAAGTTGATGAAACTAAAAAAGCAGAAGTGAATTTAAAAAGACAAGTTGTTAAAATTGGAGTAAATGCTGCAAAAAGAATCGCTCTTATGTTAATTAAATCTGCGATAGAATTTACTGAATACGAATGCAAAGAAATTAAAAACTATTAG
- a CDS encoding ATP-binding cassette domain-containing protein yields MKGVTKDFLQGDNVICALKETNFTAYEGELIGIIGPSGSGKSTFLTILGGLQKPTTGKVLLDGKPFSELDVKEKSKIRLEKIGFILQASNLIPFLTVRDQMVLYNRITKTKVNEKFMSELFQKLDVEKIKNKFPNELSGGERQRSAIAKALYHSPSVIFADEPTASLDSNRAFEVVKLLKEATKEQKKATIMVTHDERMLTYCDKVYRIVDGVLSEQQ; encoded by the coding sequence ATGAAAGGTGTAACAAAAGATTTCCTTCAAGGAGATAATGTTATTTGTGCATTAAAAGAAACAAACTTTACAGCTTATGAAGGAGAACTTATTGGGATTATTGGACCATCAGGTTCAGGTAAGTCAACATTTTTAACGATTTTAGGTGGTTTACAAAAACCTACAACAGGTAAAGTTTTATTAGATGGTAAACCATTTAGTGAACTAGATGTTAAAGAAAAATCTAAAATTAGATTAGAAAAAATTGGATTTATCCTACAAGCATCTAACCTAATTCCATTCTTAACTGTTAGAGATCAAATGGTGCTTTATAATCGCATTACAAAGACAAAAGTGAATGAAAAATTCATGTCTGAATTATTTCAAAAATTAGATGTAGAAAAAATTAAAAATAAGTTTCCTAATGAACTTTCTGGTGGCGAACGTCAACGTTCAGCAATCGCCAAAGCATTATATCATTCACCGTCTGTAATCTTTGCCGATGAACCAACTGCAAGTTTAGATTCAAATAGAGCATTTGAAGTTGTTAAATTATTAAAAGAAGCTACAAAAGAACAAAAGAAAGCAACCATAATGGTTACCCATGATGAAAGAATGCTTACATACTGTGATAAGGTTTACCGTATTGTCGATGGTGTCTTAAGCGAACAACAATAA
- a CDS encoding zinc-ribbon domain-containing protein, translating into MNFCPHCGERVNSDQDVCLNCGAMLKNRSTSTTHTHVKDVGGFGWGFLGFMIPIAGIIIYALMKDTQPLNASAALKGALISIGISVLFYIIIAATGFGLYY; encoded by the coding sequence ATGAATTTTTGTCCACATTGTGGTGAACGAGTTAATTCTGATCAAGATGTATGTTTAAACTGTGGTGCGATGCTTAAAAACAGATCTACATCAACAACACATACTCATGTTAAGGATGTTGGTGGATTTGGATGGGGCTTCTTGGGCTTTATGATACCAATTGCTGGAATTATTATTTATGCATTAATGAAAGATACACAACCATTAAATGCTTCAGCAGCATTGAAGGGTGCGCTGATATCAATTGGTATTAGTGTCTTGTTTTATATTATTATAGCTGCTACAGGATTTGGTTTATACTATTAA
- a CDS encoding dihydrofolate reductase family protein, with translation MSVYFYGCITLDGFLADKNHQLDWLHETGSSEETTYEAFYKKMDVTVMGKRTYDYIKNIPNFEKFYAATKNYVLTSHKDEVSDQFTPISGDIASFIYSLPQDKNIWIIGGNTLVTPLLNRDLFDYLIIQIAPVILGEGVPLFKDITRNLRYELESVSKYGQFVEIVFKKRSK, from the coding sequence GTGAGTGTTTATTTTTATGGTTGTATTACTTTAGATGGGTTTTTAGCAGATAAAAACCATCAGTTAGACTGGCTACATGAAACTGGTAGTTCAGAAGAAACAACATATGAAGCTTTTTATAAAAAAATGGATGTGACAGTGATGGGTAAGAGAACCTATGATTACATTAAAAACATTCCTAATTTTGAAAAGTTCTATGCTGCAACAAAAAACTATGTTTTAACAAGTCATAAAGATGAAGTAAGTGATCAGTTTACGCCTATAAGTGGTGATATTGCTTCATTTATTTATTCGCTACCTCAAGATAAAAATATCTGGATTATTGGCGGTAATACTTTAGTGACACCACTACTTAATAGAGATTTGTTTGATTATTTAATTATTCAGATTGCACCAGTTATTCTTGGGGAAGGTGTTCCACTTTTTAAAGATATTACTAGAAACTTAAGGTATGAACTTGAATCTGTGTCAAAATATGGACAATTCGTAGAAATTGTATTTAAAAAGCGCTCGAAATGA
- a CDS encoding DUF4430 domain-containing protein, translating into MKKTRLIGTIIILITGMIILAISLNLLLDKKEVSTTGEIKIEIIGSDYSLIKSKNITFTLGDNLVDIIKDNFMRVKIEETSFGMFLRNIEGYQTPSDYSEYIAVYVDGIYSEVSIDEIVPKDSTVILLLVESFQG; encoded by the coding sequence ATGAAAAAGACAAGATTAATAGGCACAATCATCATTTTAATCACTGGAATGATTATCCTTGCGATATCTTTAAATCTTTTGCTTGATAAAAAAGAAGTAAGCACCACAGGGGAAATAAAAATTGAAATTATAGGTAGTGATTATAGTTTAATCAAGTCTAAAAATATTACATTCACACTTGGTGATAACTTAGTTGATATCATAAAAGATAATTTTATGAGAGTTAAAATTGAAGAAACTTCTTTTGGTATGTTTTTAAGAAATATTGAAGGCTACCAAACACCGTCTGATTATAGTGAATATATCGCAGTTTATGTAGACGGTATTTATAGTGAAGTTTCAATCGATGAAATTGTACCAAAAGATAGCACAGTTATACTTTTACTTGTAGAATCATTCCAAGGATAA
- a CDS encoding GHKL domain-containing protein has protein sequence MEYLLLVLSVIAMVVSLYIYFTRYMKAIPVYKNFKLFIILFMVVSAIPLFNFKGIQPYYGLRALLVLIISFFMISHVFRTNILTKVFLLLNYFIYIFTGFLFFSTIILTIKGQTISLDSVNQNTLYNLSYLLSYMFAIIMFMLIDKVIVKNKILSFFNQKNVLLNLVILQIVLIFNAIFLVSERSIQEYLGWFNRGVIFNTVAIYFTYVLSFILSLNIGYLSGYKFYSQTLKQQLDTQLSHYKKYEDYMQSLAKFQHDYEKINHALTMLDQNTAKDIFVTSKEELDQITSKYKKYSNHYILDALILDFKTKLEKIGLKFKDVFLPVSFEMSEYDFIKLFYNIFQNIYEALVKVELADRALEIKQYVSNNYQIYDFKNTAHGANYQFKTTKTNKILHGYGLTIIEDIVQKYGGIVTKEIKLENEKYYFEMKLYFSMK, from the coding sequence ATGGAATATCTACTTTTAGTTTTATCAGTTATTGCGATGGTAGTTAGTCTATATATCTACTTTACAAGATATATGAAAGCCATACCTGTATATAAAAACTTCAAATTATTTATTATTTTGTTCATGGTTGTATCAGCAATTCCTTTATTTAACTTTAAAGGCATTCAACCATATTATGGTTTAAGAGCGCTACTTGTTTTAATCATAAGTTTTTTCATGATATCACATGTCTTTAGAACGAATATTTTAACTAAAGTGTTCTTACTTTTAAATTATTTTATTTATATTTTTACAGGCTTTTTATTCTTTTCTACAATTATATTAACCATCAAAGGTCAAACAATTTCGTTAGATTCAGTTAATCAAAATACGCTTTATAATTTAAGCTACTTATTAAGTTATATGTTTGCCATTATAATGTTTATGTTAATTGATAAAGTCATTGTTAAAAACAAGATATTAAGTTTTTTCAATCAAAAAAATGTTTTACTTAACTTAGTGATTTTGCAAATTGTCTTAATTTTTAATGCAATCTTTTTAGTAAGTGAAAGAAGTATTCAAGAATATTTAGGTTGGTTTAACCGTGGAGTTATTTTTAATACGGTAGCAATCTACTTTACATATGTATTAAGTTTTATTCTATCTTTAAATATTGGTTATCTATCAGGTTATAAATTTTATAGTCAAACCTTAAAACAACAGTTAGATACACAATTATCTCACTATAAAAAATATGAAGATTATATGCAATCTTTAGCAAAATTTCAACATGATTATGAAAAGATTAATCACGCACTTACGATGCTAGACCAAAATACTGCAAAAGATATATTTGTTACTTCAAAAGAAGAATTGGATCAAATTACATCAAAGTATAAAAAATATTCAAACCACTATATTTTAGATGCACTCATTTTAGATTTTAAAACAAAGTTAGAAAAGATTGGTTTAAAGTTTAAAGATGTATTTTTACCAGTTTCATTTGAAATGTCAGAGTATGATTTTATTAAACTTTTCTATAATATTTTCCAAAATATTTATGAAGCATTAGTGAAAGTTGAGTTAGCTGATAGAGCTTTAGAAATCAAACAATACGTAAGTAATAATTATCAAATTTATGATTTTAAGAATACTGCTCATGGAGCCAACTACCAGTTTAAGACAACTAAAACCAATAAAATACTTCATGGTTATGGCTTAACAATTATTGAAGATATTGTTCAAAAATATGGTGGTATCGTAACAAAAGAAATTAAATTAGAAAATGAAAAATATTATTTTGAAATGAAGTTATACTTTTCTATGAAATAA
- a CDS encoding peptidylprolyl isomerase, which yields MKKFSLLLIVLCLVPLIGCGKETEVEEELEEQEIDLETLKDLAYYEYLNYDNPVITIKVKNLGEMKAQLFPNVAPNTVNNYITYILDESFKNSQFHRVIKDFMIQGGIVKQTRKAIPGEFRKNNFDNPLNHTRGVLSMARTATSYNSQTSQFFIMHVNYPFLDGDYASFGGLISGFDVLDAIANMKTNFNDQPLEAVMIESITVNLKNYEVKEVIYA from the coding sequence ATGAAAAAATTTAGTTTATTATTAATTGTTTTATGTTTAGTTCCATTAATAGGATGTGGAAAAGAAACTGAAGTAGAAGAAGAATTAGAAGAACAAGAAATTGATTTAGAAACATTAAAGGATTTAGCTTATTATGAATATTTAAATTATGATAATCCCGTAATTACCATAAAGGTTAAAAATTTAGGTGAAATGAAGGCTCAATTATTTCCAAATGTAGCACCAAATACAGTTAATAACTATATAACTTATATTTTAGATGAAAGTTTTAAAAATTCACAGTTTCATCGTGTGATTAAAGACTTTATGATTCAAGGGGGAATTGTAAAGCAAACAAGAAAAGCAATCCCTGGAGAATTTAGAAAGAATAATTTTGACAATCCTTTAAACCATACAAGAGGTGTATTATCGATGGCAAGAACTGCCACAAGTTATAATTCACAAACATCACAATTCTTTATTATGCATGTAAATTATCCGTTTTTAGATGGAGATTATGCAAGTTTTGGAGGATTAATTAGTGGTTTTGATGTCTTGGATGCAATTGCGAATATGAAGACAAATTTTAATGATCAACCTTTAGAAGCGGTAATGATTGAATCAATCACCGTTAATTTAAAAAATTATGAAGTAAAAGAAGTAATCTATGCTTAG
- a CDS encoding zinc ribbon domain-containing protein, producing the protein MNYCPHCGEKVNPDQTVCLNCGKFLDSANTSPTKVAEDNGGGGWTLLGFFMPLIGVILYVIWINERPNTAKSLIKGVFTSLIVAGVIFVLWIIIAVIIVGTMGLSQYLALLI; encoded by the coding sequence ATGAATTATTGTCCACATTGTGGTGAGAAAGTAAATCCGGATCAAACTGTGTGTTTGAATTGCGGTAAGTTTTTAGATTCAGCTAATACAAGTCCTACAAAAGTAGCAGAAGATAATGGTGGCGGTGGTTGGACTTTATTAGGGTTTTTCATGCCGTTAATTGGGGTCATTCTTTATGTTATTTGGATAAATGAAAGACCAAACACTGCAAAATCGCTCATTAAAGGTGTCTTTACTTCACTTATTGTTGCGGGCGTTATCTTTGTTTTATGGATTATTATTGCGGTAATCATTGTAGGTACAATGGGGTTATCTCAATACTTAGCATTGTTAATTTAA
- a CDS encoding histidine phosphatase family protein → MTTVYFIRHGIPDLRNKTERRHLSQRGLLDSYNIAKLLKRTHFDNVYSSPYERAYQTVKPLADSLKKEIVVVENFKERTVGTWVDDFDCYAEKQWLDFDYKLPLGESLREAQERNVQAFLALLAENQNKTVIVGTHGTALSLILHHFEPDFGYEDFNQIKDLMPYILKVSFDGEKIVLKEVIELYK, encoded by the coding sequence ATGACAACAGTATACTTTATTAGACATGGTATCCCAGATTTACGTAATAAAACTGAAAGAAGACACCTAAGTCAAAGAGGTCTTCTAGATTCATATAATATCGCTAAATTACTTAAGCGTACACATTTTGACAATGTTTATTCAAGCCCATATGAAAGAGCTTATCAAACAGTTAAACCTCTAGCGGATTCTTTAAAAAAGGAAATTGTTGTAGTTGAGAATTTTAAAGAAAGAACAGTTGGAACCTGGGTTGATGATTTTGATTGTTATGCAGAAAAACAATGGTTAGATTTTGATTATAAATTACCATTAGGTGAATCTTTAAGAGAAGCTCAAGAAAGAAATGTTCAAGCATTCTTAGCCCTATTAGCAGAAAATCAAAATAAAACAGTAATCGTTGGCACTCACGGGACGGCCTTAAGTTTAATTCTTCATCACTTTGAACCAGACTTTGGATATGAAGATTTTAATCAGATTAAAGATTTAATGCCTTATATTTTAAAAGTTAGTTTTGATGGGGAAAAAATTGTTTTAAAAGAAGTAATTGAACTATACAAATAA
- a CDS encoding ABC transporter permease, with amino-acid sequence MFLAIKELLQQKKKFALIITVVILVSYLVYFLTSLAYGLASSYTNAVEKWESNEIIMTVDANDNLMMSYMTSADYDTVIVNGTKSKVGLFPAVINNPTAADVLSTRLDVYFFGIENDSFIKPVEYKNTNLTGYQVIVDESLQKSGYKIGDKFGVTGTTDQFEIIGFTSKSTYQTAPVIYMALDTYQAYRFGKENTPDLFSGVVVRGEVMSLKDGLQTYLTKDYISTLPGYTAQVLTFGVMIAFLIFIVALVLGIFIYVLTIQKTSMFGVMKAQGISNRYIGGSVIFQTVALVLIGIVVGLALTLISGYFLKEVMPFAINITFYSVITLAFFIFAIFGGLFSVKAVLKIDPLRAIGG; translated from the coding sequence ATGTTTTTAGCAATTAAAGAGTTACTTCAACAAAAGAAAAAGTTTGCGTTAATTATTACAGTTGTTATATTGGTCAGTTATTTAGTTTATTTCTTAACATCACTTGCTTATGGTTTAGCATCAAGTTACACCAATGCAGTTGAAAAATGGGAATCAAATGAAATTATTATGACAGTTGATGCTAATGATAACTTAATGATGTCTTATATGACAAGTGCTGATTATGATACAGTCATCGTTAATGGTACAAAATCAAAAGTAGGCTTATTCCCAGCAGTAATTAACAATCCAACTGCAGCGGATGTATTATCAACTCGTTTGGATGTTTATTTCTTCGGTATTGAAAACGATAGTTTTATTAAGCCAGTTGAATATAAAAACACTAACCTTACAGGTTATCAAGTCATAGTTGATGAATCACTTCAAAAAAGTGGTTATAAGATTGGTGATAAGTTTGGTGTAACTGGTACAACGGATCAGTTTGAAATTATTGGATTTACTTCAAAAAGTACATATCAAACAGCACCGGTTATTTATATGGCATTAGATACTTACCAAGCTTATCGTTTTGGTAAAGAAAACACACCAGATTTATTTAGTGGTGTAGTCGTTAGAGGAGAAGTTATGAGTCTCAAAGATGGACTTCAAACTTACCTTACAAAAGATTATATTAGTACATTACCAGGGTATACTGCACAAGTATTAACATTTGGTGTTATGATTGCCTTCTTAATCTTTATTGTCGCATTAGTTTTAGGTATTTTTATATATGTTTTAACAATTCAAAAAACAAGTATGTTTGGTGTCATGAAAGCTCAAGGTATTTCAAATAGATACATTGGTGGCTCAGTTATTTTCCAAACAGTTGCACTTGTATTAATTGGAATTGTTGTTGGATTAGCATTAACGCTAATCAGTGGGTACTTCTTAAAAGAAGTGATGCCGTTTGCTATTAATATTACATTCTATAGTGTGATTACCCTAGCATTCTTTATATTCGCAATCTTTGGTGGATTATTCTCAGTAAAAGCAGTACTTAAGATCGATCCACTAAGAGCAATCGGAGGTTAA
- a CDS encoding glutathione peroxidase, producing the protein MSIYQIRVEDIDNKVVMLDEYKGKVLLIVNTSTSCYLTPQYEGLQSLYDKYNRRGFEVLDFPTTEFEKDSPKTIEDINKFCVDHYETTFRRFQKVRVNGDDESILYTYLKRHQKGLFNKHIKWNFTKFLVDQHGKVIKRYGPLVKPERIALDIEKLLSGK; encoded by the coding sequence ATGAGTATTTATCAAATTAGAGTTGAAGACATTGATAATAAAGTTGTGATGTTAGATGAGTATAAAGGTAAGGTATTATTAATTGTTAATACCTCAACAAGTTGTTACTTGACACCGCAGTATGAAGGTTTACAAAGTCTTTACGATAAGTATAACCGCAGAGGGTTTGAAGTATTAGACTTCCCTACAACAGAATTTGAGAAGGATAGTCCAAAAACTATAGAAGATATTAATAAGTTCTGTGTGGATCATTATGAAACAACATTTAGAAGATTTCAAAAAGTAAGAGTGAATGGTGATGATGAATCTATTTTATATACATATTTAAAACGTCACCAAAAAGGATTATTCAATAAACATATTAAATGGAACTTTACCAAGTTCTTAGTTGATCAACATGGTAAAGTCATTAAACGATATGGTCCATTAGTAAAACCTGAAAGAATAGCACTTGATATTGAAAAGCTTTTATCAGGTAAATAA
- a CDS encoding LTA synthase family protein: MKKIDFKKHKNLLLYIAAIGVFFIGNLINTYFLTTSSLNKYLVSFDRTFVGELNSLLGNMLILFVIYLVVFLLVKNQKKRLLTLAIVSFGLNVAIFSLTIFTKYYGTIFSFYSLTLFKNPAVALGLSIVFESFKELITYYRIILFIPFAIGLTLFFLFERDAEVIRLEKNKKLIYSFSGFILSVLVFLLNLTLFWNSIDNWPINANRSTYAAQNVGIYNYYLYEIFGENFTIDVDKSIPVSTEEEYIELFDLYNTNKEAYTNFIDKKIYQNKLTLADTNGITYIDESLLKDDLLNGMFEDKNVMIVHLESLNYFVTLLPELSKEVPFLNELLKESYVLDNFYNSVGVGTSADAEYTILSGLQPDGKSTIYWDFLDNKFDIMTLPKLFKDKNYYTEAIHGDTSLFYNREVVYDEMMGFDNYYSKEDFDRDGYDNDDYDHENPWLSDRAMMDYVYNRAKALEQQNQKYFLFPMTIMPHTPYLYDPYDKPNRPQMYSKLWNKELSGETLKYIYYLTYYNEILERLFVDPVTKESRVLDNTVYLFYGDHGTNLLNENLSVMFKNSATEMLTEIEYRKHNAQVAGFIYVPGNEALPNGLKKGMLKGSQTLVRTQADFYRTTIELFNLDRSKTVYFGTNLLSKEPGYSVNNRILDIYTNTYDSKTDSYGFKYYSMINSDKYFGGDKQGVVEGLNEYIILKKQLGEVFIQKDLYKEWYKKINE, translated from the coding sequence ATGAAAAAGATAGATTTTAAAAAACATAAAAACTTATTATTGTATATTGCTGCAATAGGTGTATTCTTTATAGGTAACTTAATCAATACTTACTTTTTAACGACAAGTTCACTCAATAAATATTTAGTTTCATTTGATAGAACTTTTGTTGGAGAATTAAACTCATTACTAGGTAACATGTTAATTTTATTTGTTATTTACTTAGTGGTTTTTCTATTGGTTAAAAACCAGAAGAAACGTTTATTAACATTAGCAATTGTTTCATTTGGATTAAACGTAGCAATTTTCTCACTAACTATTTTTACTAAATATTACGGAACGATTTTCTCTTTTTATAGTTTAACCTTATTTAAAAATCCTGCGGTTGCATTAGGGTTAAGTATTGTCTTTGAATCATTTAAAGAATTAATTACGTATTACCGCATTATTTTATTTATTCCGTTTGCTATTGGTTTAACACTATTCTTCTTATTTGAACGCGATGCAGAAGTTATTCGATTAGAAAAGAATAAGAAGTTAATTTATAGTTTCTCAGGATTTATTTTAAGTGTTTTAGTATTTTTATTAAACTTAACATTATTCTGGAACTCCATCGATAACTGGCCAATTAATGCAAATAGAAGTACATATGCAGCACAAAATGTTGGTATATATAATTATTATTTATATGAAATTTTTGGTGAAAACTTCACCATAGATGTTGATAAGAGTATTCCAGTTTCAACTGAGGAAGAATACATTGAATTATTTGATTTGTATAATACCAATAAAGAAGCATATACAAACTTTATTGATAAAAAAATATATCAAAATAAATTAACATTAGCTGATACCAATGGTATTACATATATTGATGAATCACTCTTAAAAGATGATTTGTTAAATGGCATGTTTGAAGATAAGAATGTCATGATTGTGCATTTAGAATCATTAAATTATTTTGTAACACTTTTACCTGAATTAAGTAAAGAAGTTCCTTTCTTGAATGAATTATTAAAAGAAAGTTATGTTTTAGATAACTTCTATAATAGTGTTGGTGTGGGTACAAGTGCTGATGCTGAATATACGATTTTATCAGGTTTACAACCTGATGGTAAGTCAACAATTTATTGGGATTTCTTAGATAATAAATTTGATATTATGACTTTACCTAAGTTATTTAAAGATAAAAATTATTATACTGAAGCTATTCATGGAGATACAAGTTTATTTTATAACCGTGAAGTTGTATATGATGAAATGATGGGCTTTGATAACTATTATTCTAAAGAAGACTTTGATCGTGACGGATATGATAATGATGATTATGATCATGAAAATCCATGGTTATCTGACCGTGCAATGATGGATTATGTCTATAATCGAGCGAAAGCATTAGAACAACAAAACCAAAAATATTTCTTGTTCCCGATGACAATTATGCCACATACACCATATTTATATGATCCATATGATAAACCAAATAGACCTCAAATGTATTCTAAGTTATGGAATAAAGAGTTATCTGGAGAAACATTAAAATATATTTATTACTTAACGTACTACAATGAAATTTTAGAAAGATTATTTGTTGATCCGGTGACAAAAGAAAGTCGTGTTTTAGATAATACAGTTTACTTATTCTATGGTGATCATGGAACAAACCTTTTAAATGAAAATCTTTCAGTGATGTTTAAAAATTCAGCAACTGAAATGTTAACTGAAATTGAATATCGAAAACATAATGCACAAGTTGCTGGATTCATTTATGTACCTGGAAATGAAGCCTTACCAAATGGTTTAAAGAAGGGTATGTTAAAGGGAAGTCAAACGTTAGTTAGAACACAAGCTGATTTCTATCGTACAACAATTGAACTCTTTAACTTAGATAGAAGTAAGACAGTTTACTTTGGAACAAATCTTTTAAGTAAAGAACCTGGTTATAGTGTAAACAATAGAATTTTAGATATTTATACAAATACATATGATTCTAAAACAGACAGTTACGGATTTAAATACTACTCAATGATTAACTCAGACAAGTATTTTGGTGGCGATAAACAAGGTGTTGTTGAAGGATTAAATGAATATATTATTCTTAAAAAACAGTTGGGTGAAGTTTTCATTCAAAAAGATTTATATAAAGAATGGTATAAAAAAATAAATGAATGA